A section of the Chryseobacterium ginsenosidimutans genome encodes:
- a CDS encoding Panacea domain-containing protein has product MKANEISKYIISLTINNPEEDLTNMKLQKILYYLQGYYLAIFDNYLFTDDIEAWKYGPVVCEEYHTYKGYGNNSIVIPETDHNFSYLNTTQKTFINKVYSHYRQFSAIKLMELTHKEEPWLKTYGKANIIEKDDLKKFFNDSILKEQFILLDKKEERRKAAEFLLADYLYDSDLTELTFSDKDDIYEN; this is encoded by the coding sequence ATGAAAGCAAATGAAATCTCAAAATATATTATTAGTTTAACAATAAATAATCCAGAAGAAGATTTAACTAACATGAAATTGCAAAAAATATTGTATTATTTGCAGGGTTATTATTTAGCTATTTTTGATAATTATTTATTTACTGATGATATTGAGGCATGGAAGTATGGTCCAGTAGTTTGTGAAGAGTATCATACTTACAAAGGTTATGGAAATAATTCTATTGTAATTCCTGAAACTGATCACAATTTTAGTTATTTAAATACAACTCAAAAAACATTTATTAATAAAGTATATAGTCATTACAGACAATTTTCAGCAATTAAACTAATGGAATTAACACATAAAGAAGAGCCTTGGTTAAAAACTTATGGTAAGGCTAACATTATTGAGAAAGATGATCTAAAAAAGTTTTTTAATGATTCTATTCTTAAAGAACAATTTATTTTATTGGATAAAAAAGAAGAAAGAAGAAAAGCAGCCGAATTTTTATTAGCCGACTATTTATATGATAGCGACTTAACAGAGTTAACATTTTCTGACAAGGACGATATATATGAAAACTAA
- a CDS encoding type II toxin-antitoxin system PemK/MazF family toxin produces MKTKQIWWINFNPSTGAEITKSRPAVIVSDDSIGILPLRVVVPITDWKERYNNADWMVKLIPDSNNGLTKESVADCFQVKSLSTDRFGDIIGILDDGNFDKVKNSLKNVFDL; encoded by the coding sequence ATGAAAACTAAACAAATCTGGTGGATAAATTTTAATCCGAGTACTGGTGCTGAGATAACAAAATCTAGACCTGCAGTTATTGTTAGTGATGATTCTATAGGTATCTTGCCATTACGAGTTGTAGTTCCTATTACTGATTGGAAAGAGAGATATAACAATGCTGATTGGATGGTTAAACTCATTCCTGATAGTAATAATGGTTTGACAAAGGAATCTGTAGCTGACTGCTTTCAAGTTAAATCTTTATCAACCGACAGATTTGGGGATATAATCGGAATTTTAGATGATGGAAATTTTGATAAAGTAAAAAATTCCTTGAAAAATGTATTTGATTTATAA